Proteins from a genomic interval of Nostoc sp. TCL240-02:
- the gmd gene encoding GDP-mannose 4,6-dehydratase produces MTQQKRALITGITGQDGSYLSEFLLEQGYEVHGIIRRTSTFNTDRIDHIYEDPHKDGVRLFLHYGDLTDGTTLRRILEEVKPVEIYNLGAQSHVRVSFDSPEYTVDAVGMGTLRLLEAIRDYQHRTGIQVRFYQAGSSEMYGLVQAIPQSETTPFYPRSPYACAKVYAHWQTVNYRESYDLFACNGILFNHESPRRGETFVTRKITRAVAGIVAGKQKKIYMGNLDSKRDWGYAKDYVKAMWLMLQKDQPDDYVIATGETHSVREFLELAFSYVNLNWQDYVEFDERYLRPSEVDLLIGDATKARQQLGWTPSVTFEQLVSLMVEADLQALGHTSPNGNGSQFPLDIATVRQELGALHF; encoded by the coding sequence ATGACGCAACAGAAGCGAGCGTTAATTACTGGTATCACTGGTCAAGATGGTTCATATCTAAGTGAGTTTTTGCTGGAACAAGGTTATGAGGTTCATGGCATCATTCGCCGGACTTCTACTTTCAATACAGACCGCATCGATCACATTTACGAAGACCCCCACAAAGATGGAGTGCGGTTGTTTCTTCACTATGGTGACTTGACAGATGGGACGACGTTGCGACGCATTTTAGAAGAAGTCAAACCAGTAGAAATTTACAACCTCGGCGCTCAATCCCATGTCAGAGTAAGCTTTGATTCACCAGAATATACAGTGGATGCTGTTGGAATGGGAACACTGCGTCTGTTAGAAGCAATTCGAGACTACCAACACCGGACTGGAATTCAGGTGCGATTTTACCAGGCTGGTTCTTCAGAAATGTATGGTTTAGTACAAGCAATACCCCAAAGTGAGACAACGCCCTTTTATCCCCGCAGTCCCTATGCCTGTGCGAAAGTTTACGCCCACTGGCAAACTGTAAATTATCGTGAGTCTTATGATTTGTTTGCTTGTAACGGCATACTTTTTAACCACGAGTCACCAAGACGGGGTGAAACTTTTGTAACTCGCAAAATTACAAGAGCAGTTGCTGGGATAGTTGCTGGGAAGCAAAAAAAGATTTACATGGGTAATCTAGACTCTAAGCGAGATTGGGGCTACGCGAAGGATTACGTAAAAGCAATGTGGTTGATGTTGCAGAAAGACCAGCCAGATGACTACGTAATTGCTACTGGTGAAACCCACTCGGTGCGGGAGTTTTTGGAACTGGCATTTAGTTATGTAAATCTCAATTGGCAAGATTATGTAGAGTTTGATGAGCGTTACCTGCGTCCATCTGAGGTAGATTTATTGATTGGTGATGCTACCAAAGCACGGCAGCAGTTGGGCTGGACACCATCAGTAACCTTTGAACAATTAGTTTCCTTAATGGTAGAAGCAGACTTACAAGCATTGGGTCACACTTCACCCAATGGAAATGGTTCGCAATTTCCATTAGATATTGCTACTGTTCGTCAAGAACTGGGCGCTTTGCACTTCTGA
- a CDS encoding DUF2232 domain-containing protein: MSILDSLPDEPEEEPSTESSTPHNHWLDKEQQLMPPQLKADAPLRMVETAFLASTASLIWFINFYFPLGPVLRIFFPVPIALVYLRWGKRAAWMAALTSGLLLTVLMGPARSLLFVMPYGFMGVLLGATWYRRRVPWIVSITLGTLLGTLGVFFRLWLLSVLSGEDLWIYVITQVTEFIEWVFLKLSLLASPSVFLIQVGAIALILLNNFIYLFVVHLAAWFLFDRLGNPIPRPPRWVQVLMDYEG; this comes from the coding sequence ATGAGTATTTTAGATTCTCTGCCAGATGAACCGGAGGAAGAACCATCAACTGAATCTTCAACTCCCCACAATCATTGGTTAGACAAAGAACAACAGTTAATGCCTCCTCAACTCAAGGCTGATGCGCCGTTGAGGATGGTAGAAACAGCATTTTTAGCCAGTACTGCTAGCTTAATTTGGTTTATTAATTTCTATTTTCCCTTGGGCCCAGTTTTACGGATATTTTTTCCGGTTCCCATCGCTTTAGTTTATCTGCGTTGGGGCAAGCGTGCGGCCTGGATGGCAGCACTCACTTCTGGGTTACTGCTGACTGTACTGATGGGGCCAGCCCGTAGTTTGCTGTTTGTCATGCCCTACGGGTTTATGGGCGTGCTTTTAGGAGCTACATGGTATCGTCGTCGTGTTCCCTGGATTGTTTCTATCACCTTGGGTACGCTGTTGGGTACTTTGGGGGTCTTTTTTAGACTGTGGTTGCTGTCTGTTTTGTCGGGTGAAGACCTGTGGATTTATGTGATTACCCAAGTGACTGAGTTCATTGAGTGGGTATTTTTGAAGCTGAGTTTATTGGCGAGTCCCAGCGTGTTTTTGATTCAAGTGGGAGCGATCGCTCTAATTTTACTCAACAACTTTATCTATCTTTTTGTGGTACACCTCGCAGCATGGTTTCTTTTTGACCGTCTGGGCAATCCCATTCCCCGTCCACCACGCTGGGTACAAGTCCTCATGGATTATGAGGGATAG
- a CDS encoding extracellular solute-binding protein gives MDRRSFLLGTSTLALSQLLFGCGGNRQTQLKVQLLKGSIPGQVVNQFHKSLQQQVQLKFAPVEQIEDLFQQLQNWQKKPKATDEQGWSRFIPFRQSQKTADADLVTLGDYWLKAAIEQKLIQPLQEVQGNQLKQWPALDERWKKLVTRNDQGNLDTQGKVWGAPYRWGSTVIVYNRDKLRELGWTPKDWSDLWRDEMQQRISLLNQPREVIGLVLKKLGKSYNTENLDQVPNLEKELQTLNQQVKFYSSNNYLEPLIMGDTWLAVGWSSDVLQVLGRYPQLGAVIPKSGTAIWADLWVRPAGIAKNTLSDQWIDFCWQPSIAKQISVLTKSNSPISTNITAFDTQESLLSLLQSDVYDGLRLRAVFDKSEFLLPLPPSAIKQYESLFAKIKV, from the coding sequence ATGGATCGACGGTCTTTTTTGCTCGGTACAAGCACACTGGCACTTTCACAACTGCTTTTTGGCTGTGGTGGAAACAGGCAGACGCAACTAAAAGTACAGTTATTAAAAGGTTCTATACCTGGTCAGGTGGTGAATCAGTTCCACAAAAGTTTGCAGCAACAGGTGCAGTTAAAGTTTGCCCCAGTCGAGCAGATAGAGGATTTATTTCAGCAATTACAAAATTGGCAGAAAAAACCAAAAGCCACCGATGAACAAGGATGGAGTCGTTTTATACCCTTTAGGCAAAGTCAAAAAACGGCTGATGCAGACCTCGTGACATTGGGAGATTACTGGCTAAAAGCAGCTATTGAGCAGAAATTGATTCAACCACTCCAAGAAGTACAGGGAAACCAATTAAAACAGTGGCCTGCTTTAGATGAAAGGTGGAAGAAATTAGTAACGCGCAACGACCAAGGTAATTTGGATACTCAAGGAAAGGTGTGGGGTGCACCTTATCGTTGGGGTAGCACGGTGATTGTTTATAACCGTGACAAGTTGCGAGAATTGGGTTGGACACCAAAAGATTGGAGTGATTTGTGGCGAGATGAAATGCAGCAACGCATTTCCCTACTTAATCAACCACGAGAAGTTATTGGTCTAGTCTTAAAGAAGCTAGGAAAATCTTACAATACAGAAAATCTTGACCAAGTACCAAACTTGGAAAAAGAATTACAGACATTAAACCAACAGGTGAAGTTCTACAGTTCCAATAACTACCTAGAACCTTTAATTATGGGAGACACTTGGCTAGCGGTTGGTTGGTCAAGCGATGTACTACAAGTTCTGGGACGTTATCCGCAACTTGGTGCAGTTATCCCTAAGTCAGGAACAGCAATATGGGCGGACTTGTGGGTACGTCCCGCAGGTATTGCTAAGAATACTTTATCAGATCAATGGATTGATTTTTGTTGGCAACCAAGCATTGCTAAACAAATTTCGGTGTTAACTAAAAGTAATTCGCCAATTTCTACAAATATTACTGCTTTCGACACTCAAGAATCATTACTGAGTCTGTTACAGAGCGATGTCTACGACGGGCTACGCCTACGCGCAGTTTTCGATAAAAGCGAATTTTTACTTCCCTTACCCCCATCAGCAATAAAACAATACGAGTCTTTATTTGCCAAAATTAAGGTTTAA
- a CDS encoding Crp/Fnr family transcriptional regulator: MEDRYSLQAQANPWMITSAPFFQGLPEPAVESALIHLVTRTHPANQVILLENDWGGSVYFIMDGWVKIRTYNLEGKEVTLNILGKGELFGEMAALDEVPRSTDVITLAPTVIGSMPAQDFVKLLQIEPLAGVRLAQLMARRLRQVNRRLRLRESDSQSRVADTLLFLAEGQGKKGQTGTEIPNLPHRELSSLSGLARETVTRVLTRLEKKGLIKRDQDTICIPDLSALERMIV; encoded by the coding sequence ATGGAAGACCGATATAGCTTGCAAGCACAGGCTAATCCCTGGATGATCACCTCCGCTCCCTTTTTTCAAGGGTTGCCAGAACCTGCTGTGGAATCAGCCCTTATCCATCTTGTTACTCGCACTCACCCAGCCAATCAGGTAATTCTGCTAGAAAATGACTGGGGTGGTTCTGTGTATTTTATTATGGACGGATGGGTCAAAATCCGCACCTACAATCTGGAAGGAAAAGAGGTAACACTGAATATTCTTGGTAAAGGGGAATTATTTGGTGAAATGGCGGCGTTAGATGAAGTTCCTCGCTCCACAGATGTGATTACCTTAGCCCCAACAGTAATTGGCAGTATGCCTGCTCAGGATTTTGTCAAGTTACTTCAGATAGAACCCTTGGCTGGGGTTCGATTGGCGCAATTAATGGCACGACGTTTGCGGCAAGTAAATCGCCGATTGCGTTTGCGGGAATCTGATAGCCAGTCACGAGTGGCAGATACGTTGCTATTTTTGGCAGAGGGACAGGGAAAAAAAGGGCAAACAGGAACCGAAATCCCCAATTTACCTCATCGAGAATTGAGTAGTTTGAGCGGATTGGCACGGGAAACTGTGACACGAGTATTGACAAGGCTAGAAAAAAAAGGCTTGATTAAACGGGATCAAGACACTATTTGTATTCCCGATTTGTCAGCCTTGGAAAGAATGATAGTTTAA
- a CDS encoding catalase family protein produces MTNPTSSTTEQEAIIDEIIATSLQAQQKTGPDLRQIHSKSHGLLAGEFIIEPNLPENLRVGLFKTPQTYPAWIRFSSGGSPKKRGEFTSDSQPDVRGIAIKVMNVDGQKVLDDEEKTQDFILNNYPIFLTKDVRDYADLSRAGSGQLSPERLQELGYAFAILQKIGSNKVGNPLLIQYWSMAPFKFGNRIVKLSVKSQQPEQQPETLPESENYLREAIVKYLTEEGKEASFDFFIQFYVDDEKTPIEDHVIEWQESDSPFIKVATVRIFSQKFDFEERKRLDEGLLFSPWHTLLDHEPVGSVNLSRKRLYSELAKYRREQIAQRLREPQPYVAIED; encoded by the coding sequence ATGACTAACCCAACATCATCTACCACTGAGCAGGAAGCAATAATTGACGAGATTATTGCAACTAGCCTCCAAGCTCAACAAAAAACAGGCCCAGACCTCCGGCAAATTCATAGCAAAAGTCATGGACTCCTTGCAGGAGAGTTTATTATTGAACCGAATCTTCCTGAAAATTTAAGAGTAGGTTTGTTTAAAACACCACAAACCTATCCTGCATGGATTCGTTTCTCTAGTGGTGGTTCGCCTAAAAAGCGTGGTGAATTTACCTCCGACAGCCAGCCGGATGTTCGGGGTATCGCCATCAAGGTCATGAATGTGGACGGGCAAAAAGTACTGGATGATGAAGAAAAAACTCAAGATTTTATCCTCAACAATTATCCGATTTTCTTGACCAAAGATGTTCGTGATTATGCCGATCTTTCCAGAGCCGGGAGTGGACAACTTAGCCCAGAGCGTTTGCAGGAACTTGGTTATGCCTTTGCAATCTTGCAAAAAATTGGTAGCAATAAAGTAGGAAATCCGCTTTTAATTCAATATTGGAGCATGGCTCCCTTTAAGTTTGGGAATCGCATTGTAAAATTATCTGTCAAATCTCAACAGCCGGAACAACAACCCGAAACACTTCCCGAATCAGAAAATTACCTTCGGGAAGCAATAGTCAAATATTTGACTGAAGAAGGTAAAGAAGCATCTTTTGACTTCTTCATTCAGTTTTATGTAGATGACGAAAAAACGCCAATTGAAGACCATGTTATAGAATGGCAAGAATCAGATTCACCATTTATTAAAGTTGCAACTGTCCGCATTTTCAGTCAGAAATTTGACTTTGAAGAACGCAAACGTTTAGACGAGGGTTTGCTGTTTTCTCCTTGGCATACACTACTAGACCATGAGCCTGTTGGAAGTGTAAATCTCTCTCGCAAGAGGCTTTATAGCGAACTTGCAAAGTATAGACGAGAACAAATTGCCCAACGCTTGCGGGAACCACAACCTTATGTGGCAATTGAAGATTAA
- a CDS encoding transposase, with the protein MKAYSLDLRQKIVDAYACGDISQRKLAKNFGVTLSFVQNLLKRHRELGMIGPKVRTEQTATKLNAEQLEILRQLVIAQPDATLSELRERLYEKTEVLIGVATVNRMVRWKLHLNLKKKVSTSQKKVVMKSN; encoded by the coding sequence ATGAAAGCCTACTCTCTCGACTTGCGTCAAAAAATAGTTGATGCTTATGCCTGCGGTGACATTTCCCAACGAAAACTGGCTAAAAACTTTGGTGTCACCTTAAGTTTTGTGCAAAATTTACTCAAACGCCATCGAGAATTGGGGATGATAGGCCCCAAGGTGCGGACTGAGCAGACAGCAACAAAGTTGAATGCTGAACAGTTAGAAATCCTGCGCCAACTCGTCATAGCACAGCCCGATGCGACGTTAAGCGAATTGCGGGAACGACTTTACGAGAAAACAGAGGTCTTAATTGGGGTAGCTACGGTGAATCGGATGGTTCGCTGGAAACTTCACCTCAACCTCAAAAAAAAAGTCTCCACCTCACAAAAAAAGGTAGTGATGAAGTCCAACTAG
- a CDS encoding 5-formyltetrahydrofolate cyclo-ligase, which yields MDKVNHQLNKAKLRRTLLKTRQSMSVGEWREKSDRLCSHLQNSTLFTKAKTILAYFSFRQEPDLSPLFANTKYRWGFPRCVDKSLCWHIWTPKDSIQSGAYGIIEPHPDAPILDAAEVDLILVPSVACDYQGYRLGYGGGYYDRLLSLPQWQTKPTIGIVFDFAYLSQIPIESWDKPLQAVSTETGLTRKD from the coding sequence ATGGACAAAGTTAATCATCAACTAAATAAAGCAAAACTACGCCGCACTCTACTCAAAACACGCCAATCAATGTCTGTTGGAGAATGGAGAGAAAAAAGCGATCGCTTATGCTCTCATTTACAAAACTCTACTTTATTCACCAAAGCAAAAACAATACTTGCGTATTTTAGCTTTCGCCAAGAACCTGACCTCAGTCCACTATTTGCAAACACCAAATATCGTTGGGGATTTCCTCGCTGCGTTGATAAATCATTGTGTTGGCATATTTGGACACCTAAAGATTCTATTCAAAGTGGCGCTTATGGCATTATTGAACCGCACCCTGACGCTCCCATCTTAGATGCTGCCGAAGTGGATTTGATTCTTGTCCCCAGTGTAGCTTGCGATTATCAAGGATATCGCCTGGGCTATGGCGGCGGATATTACGATCGCTTGCTCAGTTTACCGCAGTGGCAGACAAAACCGACTATCGGGATTGTCTTTGATTTCGCCTATTTGTCGCAAATACCTATCGAATCTTGGGATAAACCACTACAAGCTGTTTCTACGGAAACCGGATTGACTCGGAAAGACTAA
- a CDS encoding sugar transferase — protein sequence MTAQSSLLSGKRGVRQDTRASTRTFLKRGQKTKTPKVKPKGLSFQGLNGEFAKRLFDIVFSLSVLILFFPVYLILALLIAFSSEGPIFYVQERVGKNYKAFNCIKFRTMVSNADEILMQMMETSPELREEFESSFKLKQDPRITKIGQFLRITSLDEFPQFWNVLKGDMSVVGPRPLVAEELPKYGCHIDEILTIRPGITGLWQVSGRNDIPYPRRVQIDLHYVKFRNFWLDLWIILKTVDVVILPKNNGAY from the coding sequence ATGACTGCCCAGAGCTCACTCCTCTCCGGCAAGCGAGGCGTACGGCAAGACACTAGAGCGTCTACGCGTACTTTCTTAAAACGCGGTCAAAAAACAAAGACGCCAAAAGTTAAACCCAAAGGTTTATCTTTTCAGGGTTTAAACGGAGAGTTTGCCAAACGACTGTTCGATATAGTGTTTTCGCTGTCGGTGTTAATTTTGTTCTTCCCCGTCTACTTAATTTTGGCCTTGCTAATTGCCTTTAGCTCAGAAGGCCCAATTTTTTATGTCCAGGAACGGGTAGGGAAAAATTACAAAGCGTTTAATTGTATTAAATTCCGAACAATGGTAAGCAATGCAGACGAAATCCTCATGCAAATGATGGAAACATCGCCCGAATTGCGAGAAGAATTTGAAAGCAGTTTTAAGCTGAAACAAGACCCCCGGATTACCAAAATTGGTCAATTTTTGCGAATTACTAGCTTAGATGAATTTCCCCAGTTCTGGAACGTTTTAAAAGGGGATATGAGTGTAGTCGGCCCCCGACCCTTAGTAGCAGAAGAATTACCAAAATATGGTTGTCACATTGATGAGATTTTAACAATCCGTCCAGGAATTACTGGTTTATGGCAAGTATCCGGGCGTAATGACATTCCCTACCCTCGGCGAGTCCAAATAGACCTGCATTATGTCAAATTTAGGAATTTCTGGCTTGATTTATGGATCATCTTGAAAACTGTCGATGTAGTTATTCTGCCCAAAAATAACGGGGCATACTGA
- the cobT gene encoding nicotinate mononucleotide-dependent phosphoribosyltransferase CobT, which produces MPNSQIRIYTQKEQGEEWLRRYRGSLPVFGCVLGFTETGLIPGISAAGRTPEDRKYTACADAEFLYYGPEHKPQHPLPPLAAGASPVLISRAVFESLNIPVHLFNAGLPHPPAVPLIDLGGASAKCLSGGAAMEITTVHHLFKQGLFWGERLAANMQQSYVIFGECVVGGTTTALAILTALGIDAAGKVNSSHPICNHGQKWALVQAGLEKAGSRGQGAGGRGQDEIFQSQILTSVDPLKIVAAVGDPMQVVVAGMAIAASRSCGVMLAGGTQMLAVYALMSAIAQAYALSWQPEAVVIGTTRWVAEDPTGATVDLALSLKKGNFSPSGTTPPLLATDLSFVDSRYPQLRAYEQGFVKEGMGAGAACIAAHLSQNWQQDQLLAAIESQLERLSTAFH; this is translated from the coding sequence ATGCCCAATTCCCAAATTCGTATTTATACCCAAAAAGAACAAGGTGAAGAATGGCTACGACGATATCGTGGTTCTCTGCCCGTATTTGGATGTGTTTTAGGATTTACTGAAACTGGTTTAATTCCAGGGATTTCAGCGGCAGGTCGGACTCCAGAGGATCGGAAATATACCGCTTGTGCTGATGCCGAGTTTTTGTACTACGGCCCAGAACATAAGCCTCAACATCCCCTACCACCATTAGCGGCTGGGGCTTCACCTGTGCTGATTTCTCGCGCTGTTTTTGAGTCACTAAATATACCAGTTCATTTGTTTAATGCTGGTTTACCCCACCCTCCGGCTGTGCCATTAATTGACTTGGGTGGCGCTTCTGCTAAGTGTTTAAGTGGAGGCGCTGCTATGGAAATTACAACGGTACACCACTTATTTAAACAAGGGCTATTTTGGGGAGAACGCCTTGCTGCCAATATGCAACAGAGTTATGTCATTTTCGGTGAGTGTGTCGTCGGAGGTACTACAACTGCCCTGGCAATCTTAACTGCTTTGGGCATAGATGCTGCCGGAAAAGTTAACAGTAGCCACCCTATTTGTAACCACGGGCAAAAGTGGGCACTAGTGCAAGCAGGGCTAGAGAAAGCAGGGAGCAGGGGGCAGGGAGCAGGGGGCAGGGGGCAGGATGAGATATTTCAATCTCAAATCCTAACTTCCGTAGATCCTCTAAAAATTGTGGCTGCCGTGGGCGATCCCATGCAGGTGGTGGTAGCAGGGATGGCGATCGCAGCTAGTCGTAGTTGTGGTGTAATGCTTGCTGGTGGGACGCAAATGCTGGCGGTTTATGCTCTGATGAGTGCGATCGCTCAAGCTTACGCCTTATCATGGCAACCAGAAGCAGTAGTTATAGGCACAACTCGTTGGGTAGCAGAAGATCCTACTGGGGCTACGGTTGACTTAGCCCTCAGCTTAAAAAAAGGCAACTTTTCTCCGAGTGGAACAACCCCTCCCTTATTAGCAACTGATCTCAGCTTTGTTGATTCTCGTTATCCTCAACTGAGAGCTTATGAGCAGGGCTTTGTAAAAGAAGGCATGGGTGCTGGGGCAGCTTGTATAGCCGCTCATCTTAGCCAAAATTGGCAGCAAGACCAACTTTTAGCAGCTATTGAATCTCAGCTTGAACGGCTAAGTACAGCATTTCATTAA
- a CDS encoding transposase, with the protein MNRELICPSSANVPAPCLALQAYAQKPNRKGKNVSVIGAISLKGLLTQWSGLGSIDALTFDAFIAQKLVPKLWPGAVVIMDNCSIHKSDELEALLIAAGAHLIYLPPYSPDFSPIENCWSKIKNILRRIGARTYPDLLQALDTAFAEVTIENLLGWFTHCCYCTSQD; encoded by the coding sequence ATGAATCGGGAGTTAATCTGTCCTTCATCCGCAAATGTGCCCGCGCCTTGCCTGGCCCTTCAGGCCTATGCTCAAAAGCCCAACCGCAAAGGGAAAAATGTCTCGGTAATTGGTGCAATTAGCTTGAAAGGACTGCTCACCCAATGGAGTGGCTTAGGTTCTATCGATGCTTTGACTTTTGATGCCTTCATCGCCCAAAAGCTCGTACCCAAACTTTGGCCTGGTGCAGTGGTGATCATGGATAACTGCTCAATCCATAAAAGTGATGAACTTGAAGCTTTGCTCATCGCTGCTGGCGCTCATCTCATTTATCTCCCCCCCTATTCTCCCGATTTTTCACCGATTGAGAATTGTTGGTCCAAGATTAAGAACATTCTCCGTCGCATCGGTGCAAGGACATACCCTGATTTACTCCAGGCATTAGATACGGCATTCGCAGAAGTGACAATAGAGAATTTGCTGGGTTGGTTTACTCACTGCTGCTACTGTACCTCACAAGACTGA
- a CDS encoding carbohydrate ABC transporter permease, with protein sequence MLNWKKSRSQNLLMYVLLGAIALVMLFPLLWLVSTALKSPTENILQSPPQLLPSQPTLDNFVSVWNSLPFGQYLYNSTLVSVLTVGLNLLFCALAAYPLARLSFVGRDWIFVAIVSTIMIPFQIVMIPLYILTVQLGLRNSYLGMIFPSLASAFGIFLLRQAFMSVPKEIEEAARMDGSSELGLWWHVMLPAVRPALVTLAIFVFIGAWSDFLWPLIVIQDENLYTLPLGVAKLAGTFSLDWRLVAAGSVIAIAPVLLLFLFLQRYIVPTETGSGVKG encoded by the coding sequence ATGCTGAACTGGAAAAAATCACGATCACAAAATCTGCTAATGTATGTGCTGTTGGGAGCGATCGCACTGGTGATGCTCTTTCCTTTACTGTGGCTAGTTAGCACAGCCTTGAAATCGCCTACGGAAAATATCTTGCAGTCGCCGCCACAGTTATTACCTAGTCAACCGACACTAGATAATTTTGTTAGTGTATGGAACTCTCTACCCTTTGGGCAATACCTGTATAACAGCACTTTGGTATCAGTGCTAACGGTTGGCTTAAATCTACTATTTTGCGCTTTAGCTGCCTATCCCTTGGCAAGATTGTCATTTGTGGGGCGAGACTGGATTTTTGTGGCGATTGTCTCCACGATTATGATTCCCTTCCAAATCGTGATGATTCCCCTCTATATTTTGACAGTCCAGTTGGGTTTGAGAAATAGTTATTTAGGAATGATTTTTCCGAGTTTGGCTTCTGCCTTTGGTATTTTTCTGTTACGCCAAGCTTTCATGAGTGTCCCCAAAGAGATAGAAGAAGCCGCCCGAATGGATGGCAGTTCGGAGTTAGGTTTGTGGTGGCATGTGATGTTACCAGCAGTTCGCCCAGCATTAGTAACTTTAGCTATTTTCGTATTCATTGGTGCTTGGAGTGACTTTTTGTGGCCTTTAATTGTCATCCAAGACGAAAATTTATACACTCTTCCTTTGGGAGTCGCAAAGCTAGCAGGGACATTTTCTCTTGACTGGCGTTTAGTAGCTGCTGGCTCAGTAATTGCGATCGCTCCAGTATTATTACTATTTTTATTTTTACAACGTTACATTGTACCCACAGAAACTGGTAGCGGTGTTAAGGGTTGA
- a CDS encoding GDP-L-fucose synthase has protein sequence MTALELKNQRVLVTGGSGFLGRQVIDQLCKAGADREKITIVRSRDCDLRVWENSQRAVDQQDIIVHLAAHVGGIGLNREKPAELFYDNLIMGTHLIHAAYQAGVEKFVCVGTICAYPKFTPVPFKEDDLWNGYPEETNAPYGIAKKALLVQLQSYRQQYGFNGIYLLPVNLYGPEDNFDPGSSHVIPALIRKVHEAQIKGETQLPVWGDGSPTREFLYSEDAARGIVMGTQFYNESEPVNLGTGYEISILDLITLICKLMEFKGEIVWQTDKPNGQPRRCLDTERAKQAFNFTAQVGFEEGLKNTIEWYRQHAA, from the coding sequence ATGACCGCCTTAGAACTAAAAAATCAACGAGTTCTCGTCACTGGTGGGTCGGGGTTTCTAGGTCGTCAGGTGATAGATCAACTGTGTAAAGCAGGGGCCGATCGTGAGAAGATTACAATAGTGCGATCGCGCGATTGCGATCTGCGTGTCTGGGAAAATAGCCAACGGGCAGTTGACCAGCAAGACATAATTGTCCACTTAGCGGCTCATGTGGGTGGCATCGGTCTAAACCGCGAAAAACCCGCAGAGTTATTTTACGATAACTTGATCATGGGTACGCACCTAATTCACGCTGCCTATCAAGCTGGAGTAGAAAAATTTGTTTGTGTTGGTACGATCTGCGCCTATCCTAAATTTACCCCAGTGCCATTTAAAGAAGACGATCTTTGGAATGGCTACCCAGAAGAAACTAACGCTCCCTACGGAATTGCTAAAAAAGCCCTTTTAGTGCAATTGCAATCTTACCGCCAGCAGTACGGTTTTAATGGAATTTACCTACTACCAGTGAATTTATATGGCCCAGAAGATAACTTTGACCCCGGAAGTTCCCACGTTATTCCAGCGTTAATTCGGAAAGTTCACGAAGCTCAAATTAAGGGAGAAACCCAACTCCCAGTTTGGGGTGATGGCAGTCCCACCCGCGAGTTTCTGTATTCAGAAGATGCAGCACGAGGGATTGTTATGGGAACTCAATTCTATAACGAATCGGAACCAGTTAACTTAGGAACGGGTTACGAAATCTCTATCCTTGATTTAATAACTCTAATTTGTAAATTGATGGAGTTTAAGGGTGAGATTGTTTGGCAAACTGACAAGCCTAATGGTCAACCCCGCCGTTGTTTGGATACTGAACGGGCAAAACAAGCCTTTAACTTCACTGCTCAGGTGGGCTTTGAGGAAGGATTAAAGAATACCATTGAGTGGTATCGTCAACACGCTGCATAA
- a CDS encoding sugar transferase → MNNLSLYSVNCSQQPLHPSTLSARKRLIDIVGAIVGLIITFLVAIPVAIATFIHEPSPIFYSQIRCGLNGKTFRIWKFRSMIVDADKVKHLVKNQAKGHIFKSVDDPRITPMGKFLRRTSLDEFPQFWNVLVGDMSLVGTRPPTPDEVSNYDPHHWDRLRVKPGITGEWQANGRSSITDFETIVKMDIDYQRKWSVSYDLSLIIKTISVVLKKTGAY, encoded by the coding sequence GTGAATAATCTTTCTCTTTATTCAGTTAATTGTTCGCAACAGCCTTTACACCCTTCAACTTTAAGCGCAAGAAAACGGTTAATTGACATTGTTGGAGCCATTGTGGGGCTAATAATCACGTTTTTGGTAGCAATTCCTGTGGCGATTGCTACCTTTATTCATGAGCCAAGCCCAATATTTTATTCTCAAATTCGCTGTGGTTTGAACGGAAAAACTTTTCGCATCTGGAAATTCCGCTCCATGATCGTAGATGCTGATAAAGTCAAGCATTTGGTTAAAAATCAAGCCAAAGGTCACATTTTTAAATCTGTTGACGATCCTCGCATTACTCCTATGGGTAAATTTTTGCGGCGTACCAGTTTAGATGAATTTCCCCAATTTTGGAATGTTTTGGTAGGGGACATGAGTTTAGTTGGTACTCGTCCACCTACTCCTGATGAAGTCAGCAATTACGACCCACATCACTGGGATAGACTACGAGTCAAACCAGGCATTACCGGAGAATGGCAGGCTAATGGTCGTTCGAGTATTACAGACTTTGAAACCATCGTCAAAATGGATATAGATTATCAACGCAAGTGGTCTGTAAGTTATGACCTGAGTCTGATTATTAAAACTATCTCGGTAGTATTGAAAAAAACTGGTGCTTATTGA